The candidate division KSB1 bacterium region ACCATTGGCATCGCACCATTTACTATTGAACCAATCTTTTCCAACTACAAATTAGCCTACCGCGAATCACCTTACGAAGTGCAGTTTTACAATTACCATCAATGGGCAAGTGAGCCATCAAAATTAGTTGAAAATGGGTTATTCGATTATTTGACCCATTCGAATCAATTTAACAAAGTCGTTCGTCTTCCATCAATACAAACGATAGATTTAGTCATTGATGGCCATATTCATAAAATTGAAGAATGGGATGAAACGGATCGATGGTATGGATTTATGGAAATTGAATTTCAAGTCTCAAAATACAATAAGAAACAAATCATTTGGAAAGGTACTATTTCCCGAAGGATTCCTGCAGAATCTAAGAAACCTTTAGAAGTTGTAAAAGCGCTAAGTATCGCTGCCCAGGAAATTGCGGAAGAACTCTCCCAGAAAATTTTAGCTGCGTATCATTTGGCGGAGAAATAACTGGATACTGGATACTGGATACTGGACTACACAAACTAACTAACTACGTTTTATAATACTATAATTGATGAATTTAAACCTTAATTATAATTAAATTTAACAATTCAGTAATA contains the following coding sequences:
- a CDS encoding membrane integrity-associated transporter subunit PqiC; amino-acid sequence: MKRNLIRFFLFTFLASGCAGIPQTHYYVLHLNTHSPNPVSSAITIGIAPFTIEPIFSNYKLAYRESPYEVQFYNYHQWASEPSKLVENGLFDYLTHSNQFNKVVRLPSIQTIDLVIDGHIHKIEEWDETDRWYGFMEIEFQVSKYNKKQIIWKGTISRRIPAESKKPLEVVKALSIAAQEIAEELSQKILAAYHLAEK